One window of the Benincasa hispida cultivar B227 chromosome 3, ASM972705v1, whole genome shotgun sequence genome contains the following:
- the LOC120072968 gene encoding syntaxin-related protein KNOLLE has protein sequence MNDLMTKSFTSYVDLKKAAMKDLDLESGLEMPSSITNDNGDMGLFLEEAEKVKTEMGSIREILVKLQQANEETKSAHKPEILKSLRNTINADIITVLKKARSIRSQLEEMDRANAAKKRLSGSKEGTAIYRTRIAVTNGLRKKLKELMMEFQSLRQRMMTEYKETVGRRYFTVTGEHPEEEVIEKIISNGGEEFLGKAIKEHGRGKVAETVVEIQDRHGAAKEIEKSLLELHQVFLDMAVMVEAQGEKMDDIEHHVMNASQYVRDGTKDLKTAKDLQRNSRKYMCVGILLLLLIILVVVIPIAVSFGSS, from the exons atgaacGACTTGATGACCAAATCGTTCACCAGCTATGTGGATCTGAAGAAGGCAGCCATGAAGGATCTCGACCTTGAATCCGGTTTAGAAATGCCATCGTCCATCACCAACGACAACGGCGACATGGGTCTCTTTCTGGAAGAGGCTGAGAAGGTGAAAACGGAAATGGGTTCAATTAGAGAGATTTTAGTTAAACTCCAACAAGCTAACGAAGAGACCAAATCTGCTCACAAACCCGAAATCCTCAAATCGCTTCGTAATACGATCAATGCCGACATCATCACCGTCCTGAAAAAGGCCCGATCGATCCGATCCCAGCTCGAGGAAATGGACCGCGCAAATGCTGCCAAGAAACGTCTCTCCGGCAGCAAAGAGGGCACTGCAATTTACCG GACGAGAATTGCGGTGACGAACGGGCTGAGGAAGAAGCTAAAGGAATTGATGATGGAGTTTCAGAGTTTGAGGCAGAGGATGATGACGGAGTACAAGGAAACGGTGGGGAGACGGTACTTCACGGTGACCGGGGAGCATCCGGAGGAGGAAGTGATCGAGAAGATAATATCAAATGGTGGGGAGGAGTTTTTGGGGAAGGCGATAAAGGAGCACGGGCGGGGGAAGGTGGCGGAGACAGTGGTGGAGATACAGGACCGGCACGGGGCGGCGAAGGAGATAGAGAAGAGCTTGTTAGAGCTACACCAAGTGTTTTTGGATATGGCAGTGATGGTTGAAGCACAAGGGGAAAAAATGGATGATATTGAACATCATGTGATGAATGCTTCACAATATGTTAGGGATGGGACTAAGGATTTGAAGacagcaaaagatttgcaaagGAATAGTAGAAAGTATATGTGTGTTGGGATTTTGCTTTTGCTTCTCATTATTTTGGTTGTTGTTATTCCTATTGCTGTTAGTTTTGGAAGTTCTTGA